The proteins below are encoded in one region of Amycolatopsis magusensis:
- a CDS encoding bifunctional MFS transporter/dTMP kinase: MTAEADAKPSANTSTIYRARRVLAIKPFRRLWGVTGFCSTADWLQLLAVSALASNMASGYVAKNFAFSSVIFTSLIPGLLFAPLGGLLADRFDRRKVMVVADVFRAGLLLSIVLVDTLWWIYAAIFLLNCAASMWIPSKDAAVPNLLRRPEQVETANQLGLVMTYGVSVLFGAGLFTVITGVRTTFHLPDDLLGANGVIKLGIIIAALFYLISCLSIAFRIPELSLRNVHTPPRRSELPQSPEEQPGFFQMIKEAGGYIRTTPLVRGLLIGMMGAFAAGGAVVGSAQTYALSLLGGESAWGLLLISVFLGLIAGMVGAPKLARRLPHDRLFGIAIVLAGLALILVALSPHLAVSMIVVAVVGACAGAAFLTGVTIIGSQVDDAIRGRINAIYQSMLKVVLGGSIALVPLLVGLVQPREVQVWGGPIIVDGTRPVMLGGGLLAALVGVIAYRQMDSRRSEPILSDLRNALRRRPRRVNGLLIAVEGTTATDTASQAAKLAEWLDGGPRTVVLAADPALDEQRLEALLSGASLSGARAQALAAAAVRADIVERDVQPALDAGSVVVMERFVDSPLAHLSAVAGLDAEEFEGLADWATGQLRPDVTVLLDAAPDVVAEPTQKHVTDQQWRVQHVLTELASADPERYVVVDAEGTEDEVSERVRTAVRAVLVGPYAGLAPVVVEEGTA, encoded by the coding sequence GTGACCGCGGAGGCGGACGCGAAGCCGTCGGCGAACACGTCGACGATCTACCGCGCGCGCCGGGTGCTCGCGATCAAGCCCTTCCGGCGGCTGTGGGGGGTCACCGGTTTCTGCAGCACGGCCGACTGGCTGCAGCTGCTCGCGGTCTCCGCGCTGGCCAGCAACATGGCCAGCGGGTACGTCGCGAAGAACTTCGCCTTCAGCAGCGTCATCTTCACCAGCCTGATCCCCGGCCTGCTGTTCGCGCCCCTGGGCGGGCTGCTCGCGGACCGGTTCGACCGCCGCAAGGTGATGGTGGTGGCGGACGTCTTCCGCGCCGGGCTGCTGCTGTCGATCGTGCTGGTGGACACGCTGTGGTGGATCTACGCGGCGATCTTCCTGCTGAACTGCGCGGCGAGCATGTGGATCCCGTCGAAGGACGCGGCCGTGCCGAACCTGCTGCGCCGCCCCGAGCAGGTGGAGACGGCCAACCAGCTCGGCCTGGTGATGACCTACGGCGTGTCGGTGCTCTTCGGCGCCGGCCTGTTCACCGTGATCACCGGCGTGCGCACCACCTTCCACCTGCCGGACGACCTGCTCGGCGCGAACGGGGTGATCAAGCTCGGCATCATCATCGCCGCGCTGTTCTACCTGATCAGCTGCCTGAGCATCGCCTTCCGGATCCCCGAGCTGTCGCTGCGGAACGTGCACACCCCGCCCCGGCGCAGCGAACTGCCCCAGTCGCCGGAGGAGCAGCCCGGCTTCTTCCAGATGATCAAGGAGGCCGGCGGCTACATCCGCACCACCCCGCTGGTGCGCGGCCTGCTGATCGGCATGATGGGCGCGTTCGCCGCCGGTGGTGCCGTGGTCGGCTCTGCCCAGACCTACGCGCTGAGCCTGCTCGGCGGGGAGAGCGCCTGGGGCCTGCTGCTCATCTCGGTCTTCCTCGGCCTGATCGCCGGCATGGTCGGCGCGCCGAAGCTGGCGCGGCGGCTGCCGCACGACCGGCTGTTCGGCATCGCCATCGTGCTCGCCGGGCTGGCGCTGATCCTGGTCGCGCTGTCCCCGCACCTGGCCGTGTCGATGATCGTGGTGGCGGTGGTCGGCGCCTGTGCCGGCGCGGCCTTCCTGACCGGCGTGACGATCATCGGCTCCCAGGTCGACGACGCCATCCGCGGCCGGATCAACGCGATCTACCAGTCCATGCTCAAGGTGGTGCTCGGCGGCTCGATCGCGCTGGTGCCGCTGCTGGTCGGCCTGGTGCAGCCCCGCGAGGTCCAGGTGTGGGGTGGCCCGATCATCGTCGACGGCACGCGCCCGGTGATGCTCGGCGGCGGCTTGCTGGCCGCTCTTGTCGGGGTCATCGCCTATCGTCAGATGGACTCGCGCCGGAGCGAGCCGATCCTGTCCGACCTGCGCAACGCGCTGCGCCGCCGCCCGCGGCGGGTCAACGGGCTGTTGATCGCGGTGGAGGGCACCACGGCGACGGACACCGCCAGCCAGGCGGCCAAGCTGGCCGAGTGGCTCGACGGCGGGCCGCGCACGGTGGTGCTCGCGGCCGACCCGGCGCTGGACGAGCAGCGGCTCGAAGCGCTGCTGTCCGGGGCGTCGCTGTCGGGCGCGCGGGCGCAGGCGCTGGCCGCGGCGGCGGTCCGCGCGGACATCGTGGAGCGGGACGTGCAACCCGCGCTGGACGCCGGATCGGTGGTGGTGATGGAGCGGTTCGTCGACTCGCCGCTCGCGCACCTGTCCGCGGTGGCCGGGCTGGACGCGGAGGAGTTCGAAGGGCTGGCCGACTGGGCCACCGGGCAGCTGCGCCCGGATGTGACGGTGCTGCTGGACGCCGCGCCCGACGTGGTCGCGGAACCCACCCAGAAGCACGTGACGGACCAGCAGTGGCGCGTGCAGCACGTGCTCACGGAACTGGCTTCGGCCGATCCGGAGCGGTACGTGGTGGTCGACGCCGAAGGTACCGAGGACGAGGTCAGCGAACGGGTGCGGACGGCCGTGCGGGCGGTGCTGGTGGGGCCGTACGCCGGGCTGGCGCCCGTGGTGGTGGAGGAGGGCACGGCGTGA
- the topA gene encoding type I DNA topoisomerase encodes MSGERNSVAGSTRTKKTAGSDGAAGGRATSRGAGSNGAVRRLVIVESPTKARKIAPYLGRDYVVESSVGHIRDLPRGAADVPAQFKGESWARLGVDVDNDFKALYVVTPDKKSKVTELKSLLKDVDELYLATDPDREGEAIAWHLLETLKPKVPVRRMVFHEVTEQAIQAAAASTRELDGDLVDAQETRRILDRLYGYEVSPVLWKKVMPKLSAGRVQSVATRIVVERERERMRFTSASYWDISATMDAGPDASPQTFPARLLSVDGSRLAAGRDFGPDGQLKASASEVRILDETGANQLAQALRDQAFAVSSVEEKPYTRRPYAPFMTSTLQQEAGRKLRFSSERTMRTAQRLYENGYITYMRTDSTTLSETAIQAARSQAAQLYGKDHVADKPRQYTRKVKNAQEAHEAIRPAGEVFRTPGQVAGELETDEFRLYELIWQRTIASQMADAKGTTMSVRITGNATSGEECVFSASGRTITFAGFLKAYVEAVDTETGGEADDKQSRLPQLVKDQAVTATELSPDGHTTSPPARYSEPSLVSKLEELGIGRPSTYASIIKTIQDRGYVWKKGSALVPSWVAFAVIGLMERHFERLVDYDFTAGMEDELDRIAAGDEQRTQWLSKFYFGGDMGVDGSIGRLGGLKKLVEGSVEDIDAREINSIPLFNDDEGRTVVVRVGRYGPYLEREVDGASQRANLPEDLPPDELTTEIAEKLFSTPQEGRSLGTDPVSGHEIVAKEGRFGPYVTEVLPEPEPLPEDATAAQKKAAKAKQPKPRTGSLFKSMSIETMTLEDALKLLSLPRVVGKDPESGDEITAQNGRYGPYLKKGTDSRSLETEDQLFSITLEEALKIYSEPKRRGRQAAAKPPLKELGDDPVSKKPMVVKDGRFGPYVTDGEYNATLRKTDSIESLTAERASELLAEKRAKGPAPKKKAPAKRKAPAKSTTTKAKSTAKSKS; translated from the coding sequence ATGAGCGGAGAGCGGAACAGCGTGGCTGGATCGACACGGACGAAGAAGACTGCGGGCAGCGATGGCGCCGCGGGCGGCCGGGCGACGAGCCGCGGCGCCGGGAGCAACGGCGCCGTGCGGCGCCTGGTGATCGTCGAGTCGCCGACCAAGGCCCGCAAGATCGCGCCCTACCTCGGCCGCGACTACGTCGTGGAGTCCTCGGTCGGCCACATCCGTGACCTCCCGCGTGGGGCCGCCGACGTGCCCGCCCAGTTCAAGGGCGAGTCGTGGGCCCGCCTCGGCGTGGACGTGGACAACGACTTCAAGGCCCTCTACGTGGTCACCCCGGACAAGAAGTCCAAGGTGACCGAGCTGAAGAGCCTGCTCAAGGACGTCGACGAGCTCTACCTCGCCACGGACCCCGACCGCGAGGGCGAGGCCATCGCCTGGCACCTGCTGGAGACGCTCAAGCCCAAGGTGCCGGTGCGGCGCATGGTCTTCCACGAGGTCACCGAGCAGGCCATCCAGGCCGCCGCGGCCAGCACCCGCGAACTGGACGGCGACCTGGTCGACGCCCAGGAGACCCGCCGCATCCTGGACCGGCTCTACGGCTACGAGGTCTCGCCCGTGCTGTGGAAGAAGGTCATGCCGAAGCTGTCGGCGGGCCGCGTGCAGTCGGTGGCGACCCGGATCGTGGTCGAGCGCGAACGCGAGCGGATGCGCTTCACCTCGGCGTCGTACTGGGACATCTCCGCGACCATGGACGCGGGCCCGGACGCCTCGCCGCAGACCTTCCCGGCGCGGCTGCTCTCGGTCGACGGCTCCCGTCTGGCGGCCGGTCGCGACTTCGGTCCGGACGGGCAGCTCAAGGCGTCCGCCTCCGAAGTGCGCATCCTCGACGAGACCGGCGCGAACCAGCTGGCGCAGGCCCTGCGCGACCAGGCGTTCGCCGTCTCGAGCGTGGAGGAGAAGCCGTACACCCGGCGGCCCTACGCGCCCTTCATGACCTCGACGCTGCAGCAGGAAGCCGGGCGCAAGCTGCGGTTCTCCTCGGAGCGCACCATGCGCACCGCCCAGCGCCTGTACGAAAACGGCTACATCACCTACATGCGTACCGACTCCACGACGCTGTCGGAGACGGCGATCCAGGCGGCACGCAGCCAGGCGGCGCAGCTGTACGGCAAGGACCACGTGGCCGACAAGCCGCGCCAGTACACCCGCAAGGTGAAGAACGCGCAGGAGGCCCACGAGGCGATCCGCCCGGCCGGTGAGGTGTTCCGCACCCCCGGTCAGGTCGCCGGGGAGCTGGAGACCGACGAGTTCCGGCTGTACGAGCTGATCTGGCAGCGGACCATCGCCTCGCAGATGGCCGACGCCAAGGGCACCACGATGTCGGTCCGGATCACCGGCAACGCGACCTCCGGCGAGGAGTGCGTGTTCTCCGCGTCGGGCCGCACGATCACCTTCGCCGGGTTCCTCAAGGCCTACGTCGAGGCGGTCGACACCGAGACCGGTGGCGAGGCCGACGACAAGCAGAGCCGCCTGCCGCAGCTGGTCAAGGACCAGGCGGTGACCGCGACCGAGCTGAGCCCGGACGGCCACACCACCTCGCCGCCGGCGCGGTACTCGGAGCCGAGCCTGGTCAGCAAGCTCGAAGAGCTCGGCATCGGCCGCCCGTCCACCTACGCCTCGATCATCAAGACCATCCAGGACCGCGGGTACGTCTGGAAGAAGGGCTCCGCGCTGGTGCCCTCGTGGGTGGCCTTCGCGGTGATCGGCCTGATGGAGCGGCACTTCGAGCGGCTGGTCGACTACGACTTCACCGCCGGCATGGAGGACGAGCTCGACCGCATCGCCGCCGGTGACGAGCAGCGCACGCAGTGGCTGTCGAAGTTCTACTTCGGCGGCGACATGGGCGTGGACGGCTCGATCGGGCGGCTCGGCGGGCTGAAGAAGCTGGTCGAGGGCAGCGTCGAGGACATCGACGCGCGGGAGATCAACTCGATCCCGCTGTTCAACGACGACGAGGGCCGGACCGTGGTGGTCCGCGTCGGCCGCTACGGGCCGTACCTGGAGCGCGAGGTCGACGGCGCTTCGCAGCGGGCGAACCTGCCCGAGGACCTGCCGCCGGACGAGCTGACCACCGAGATCGCGGAGAAGCTGTTCTCCACCCCGCAGGAGGGGCGCTCGCTGGGCACCGACCCGGTCAGCGGGCACGAGATCGTGGCCAAGGAAGGCCGTTTCGGGCCGTACGTGACCGAGGTGCTGCCCGAGCCCGAGCCGCTGCCCGAGGACGCGACGGCCGCGCAGAAGAAGGCCGCGAAGGCGAAGCAGCCGAAGCCGCGCACCGGTTCGCTGTTCAAGTCGATGTCGATCGAGACGATGACCCTGGAGGACGCGCTCAAGCTGCTGTCGCTGCCCAGGGTGGTCGGCAAGGACCCGGAGTCCGGCGACGAGATCACCGCGCAGAACGGGCGCTACGGGCCGTACCTGAAGAAGGGCACCGACTCGCGCTCGCTGGAGACCGAGGACCAGCTGTTCTCGATCACCCTCGAAGAGGCGCTGAAGATCTACTCGGAGCCGAAGCGCCGGGGACGGCAGGCCGCCGCGAAGCCGCCGCTCAAGGAGCTGGGCGACGACCCGGTGTCGAAGAAGCCGATGGTGGTCAAGGACGGCCGCTTCGGCCCCTACGTCACCGACGGTGAATACAATGCGACGCTGCGCAAGACGGACAGCATCGAGTCGCTGACCGCCGAGCGGGCCTCGGAACTGCTCGCCGAGAAGCGGGCGAAGGGCCCGGCGCCGAAGAAGAAGGCCCCGGCCAAGCGCAAGGCACCGGCGAAGAGCACCACGACGAAGGCGAAGTCGACGGCCAAGTCCAAGAGCTGA
- a CDS encoding S1 family peptidase: MIRRLLGATFAATAGFALVSALPAAASTAVDFAGAVALSNCSGSVVKTATAAADDPALVLTNGHCLEEGFPDAGEVLVDQPSTRTFSLLSADGSGAVGQLRANRLEYATMTGTDAALYRLDVSYTQIEQSYGISALELAERPSAGTPISVVSGYWQKIYRCSVDGFVHELREGDWTWRDSIRYTPECQTIGGTSGSPIVDAGSGKVVGVNNTGNESGGECTMNNPCEVDEQGNVTVRQGINYGQQTHHIPACVGEGSRVDLNRPGCELPKPGFSLLRP; the protein is encoded by the coding sequence ATGATCCGACGCCTGCTGGGCGCCACCTTCGCCGCGACAGCCGGATTCGCGCTGGTCAGCGCGCTCCCGGCGGCGGCGAGCACCGCCGTCGACTTCGCCGGCGCGGTCGCGCTGTCGAACTGCTCCGGCTCGGTGGTGAAGACCGCCACCGCGGCCGCGGACGACCCCGCGCTCGTCCTGACCAACGGCCACTGCCTGGAAGAGGGTTTCCCGGACGCCGGTGAGGTACTCGTCGACCAGCCGTCCACGCGCACCTTCTCCCTGCTTTCGGCGGACGGCAGCGGCGCAGTCGGGCAACTGCGGGCCAACCGGTTGGAGTACGCCACCATGACCGGCACCGACGCCGCGCTCTACCGCCTCGACGTCAGTTACACCCAGATAGAGCAGTCGTACGGGATCTCCGCGCTCGAACTGGCCGAGCGGCCCAGCGCCGGTACGCCCATCAGCGTGGTCTCCGGCTACTGGCAGAAGATCTACCGCTGTTCCGTGGACGGATTCGTGCACGAACTGCGCGAAGGCGACTGGACCTGGCGGGACTCGATCCGGTACACGCCGGAGTGCCAGACCATCGGCGGCACCTCGGGTTCGCCGATCGTGGACGCCGGCAGCGGCAAGGTCGTCGGGGTGAACAACACCGGCAACGAGTCGGGCGGGGAGTGCACCATGAACAACCCCTGCGAGGTGGACGAGCAGGGCAACGTGACCGTGCGCCAGGGCATCAACTACGGGCAGCAGACCCACCACATCCCGGCGTGCGTCGGTGAGGGCAGCCGCGTGGACCTGAACCGGCCGGGCTGCGAGCTGCCCAAGCCCGGGTTCTCGCTGCTCAGGCCATAG
- a CDS encoding sodium-translocating pyrophosphatase: MSRQFLAEGPVLSGGDYSIVAVVAVVALAALVVGYFLLKEVLAAGQGTEKMQEIAKAVQEGAAAYLKRQRNTLAIFGVVVFLLLFALPAEDLNERIGRSIFFLVGAGFSFAIGYLGMWLATQANLRVAAASREDGGREKAMRIAFRTGGAVGMATVGLGLFGAAVVVLVYAGQAPKVLEGFGFGAALIAMFMRVGGGIFTKAADVGADLVGKVEQNIPEDDPRNAATIADNVGDNVGDCAGMAADLFESYAVTLVAALILGSVAFGVDGLLFPLIVPAIGVITAVIGVYITKAKVGESGLTTINKAFYISAVISAVLSTIAAFVFLPGTFADFGTEFAATTGNPAVIATLSVIIGIVLAGVILWLTGYFTGTEYKPVKDVGQTSETGAATVILSGLSVGFESAVYTAIVIGGAVFGAYLLGGSVALFAVALAGTGLLTTVGVIVAMDTFGPVSDNAQGIAEMSGDVDEKAAGILTELDAVGNTTKAITKGIAIATAVLAATALFGSYQDSIRQALEGVTGASTDAMKWFVSDIVSPNTLVGVLLGAAVVFLFSGLAINAVSRAAGAVVYEVRRQFRDIPGIMEGTTRPEYGRVVDIVTRDSLRELTTPGLLAVFAPIAVGFGLGTGALAGYLGGAIATGTLMAVFLANSGGAWDNAKKLVEDGNHGGKGSPAHEATVIGDTVGDPFKDTAGPAINPLIKVMNLVSLLIAPAVVQFSIGEDASLGIRLAISLVAVAIIVAAIVVSKRRSTSITDTSNDAEPAKAS, from the coding sequence ATGTCCCGGCAGTTCCTCGCGGAGGGCCCAGTGCTCTCCGGAGGTGACTACAGCATCGTGGCTGTGGTCGCCGTGGTCGCCCTTGCCGCACTGGTCGTTGGCTATTTCCTGCTCAAGGAGGTGCTGGCCGCCGGCCAGGGCACCGAGAAGATGCAGGAGATCGCCAAGGCGGTGCAGGAGGGCGCGGCCGCCTACCTCAAGCGCCAGCGCAACACGCTCGCCATCTTCGGCGTGGTCGTGTTCCTGCTGCTGTTCGCGTTGCCGGCGGAGGACCTGAACGAACGCATCGGGCGTTCGATCTTCTTCCTCGTCGGTGCGGGGTTCTCGTTCGCGATCGGTTATCTCGGCATGTGGCTCGCCACGCAGGCGAACCTCCGGGTCGCGGCCGCGTCGCGCGAGGACGGCGGCAGGGAGAAGGCCATGCGCATCGCCTTCCGCACCGGTGGTGCGGTCGGCATGGCGACGGTCGGTCTCGGCCTGTTCGGTGCCGCGGTCGTCGTGCTGGTGTACGCGGGCCAGGCACCCAAGGTGCTCGAAGGTTTCGGCTTCGGCGCCGCGCTGATCGCCATGTTCATGCGCGTCGGCGGCGGCATCTTCACCAAGGCCGCCGACGTGGGCGCGGACCTGGTCGGCAAGGTGGAGCAGAACATCCCCGAGGACGACCCCCGCAACGCCGCCACCATCGCCGACAACGTCGGTGACAACGTGGGTGACTGCGCCGGGATGGCCGCGGACCTGTTCGAGTCCTACGCGGTGACCCTGGTCGCCGCGCTCATCCTGGGCAGTGTCGCCTTCGGTGTCGACGGGCTGCTGTTCCCGCTGATCGTGCCCGCCATCGGCGTGATCACCGCGGTGATCGGTGTCTACATCACCAAGGCGAAGGTCGGCGAGAGCGGGCTGACCACGATCAACAAGGCGTTCTACATCTCCGCGGTGATCTCCGCGGTGCTGTCCACCATCGCCGCGTTCGTCTTCCTGCCCGGCACCTTCGCCGACTTCGGCACCGAGTTCGCCGCCACCACCGGCAACCCCGCGGTGATCGCCACCCTCTCGGTGATCATCGGCATCGTGCTGGCCGGCGTCATCCTGTGGCTGACCGGCTACTTCACCGGCACCGAGTACAAGCCGGTCAAGGACGTCGGCCAGACCTCGGAAACCGGGGCGGCCACGGTCATCCTGTCCGGTCTGTCGGTCGGGTTCGAGTCGGCCGTCTACACCGCCATCGTGATCGGCGGCGCGGTGTTCGGCGCCTACCTGCTGGGTGGTTCGGTCGCGTTGTTCGCGGTCGCGCTGGCCGGCACCGGCCTGCTGACCACCGTCGGCGTCATCGTCGCGATGGACACCTTCGGCCCGGTTTCGGACAACGCGCAGGGCATCGCCGAGATGTCCGGTGACGTGGACGAGAAGGCCGCCGGCATCCTCACCGAGCTGGACGCGGTCGGCAACACCACCAAGGCGATCACCAAGGGCATCGCGATCGCCACGGCGGTGCTCGCGGCGACCGCGTTGTTCGGTTCGTACCAGGACTCGATCCGCCAGGCGCTCGAAGGCGTCACCGGGGCGAGCACGGACGCGATGAAGTGGTTCGTCAGCGACATCGTCAGCCCGAACACGCTGGTCGGCGTGCTGCTCGGCGCGGCGGTGGTGTTCCTGTTCTCCGGGCTGGCCATCAACGCGGTCTCCCGCGCGGCCGGTGCGGTGGTCTACGAGGTGCGCCGCCAGTTCCGCGACATCCCCGGGATCATGGAGGGCACCACCCGCCCCGAGTACGGCCGGGTGGTCGACATCGTCACCCGCGACTCGCTGCGGGAGCTGACCACCCCGGGTCTGCTCGCGGTGTTCGCGCCGATCGCCGTCGGCTTCGGCCTCGGCACCGGCGCGCTGGCCGGTTACCTGGGCGGCGCGATCGCCACCGGCACGCTGATGGCGGTGTTCCTGGCCAACTCCGGTGGGGCGTGGGACAACGCGAAGAAGCTGGTCGAGGACGGGAACCACGGCGGCAAGGGTTCGCCGGCGCACGAGGCGACCGTCATCGGTGACACCGTCGGTGACCCGTTCAAGGACACCGCAGGCCCGGCGATCAACCCGCTGATCAAGGTGATGAACCTGGTGTCGCTGCTGATCGCGCCCGCGGTCGTGCAGTTCTCCATCGGCGAGGACGCTTCGCTGGGCATCCGGCTGGCCATCTCGCTGGTCGCGGTGGCGATCATCGTGGCGGCCATCGTGGTGTCGAAGCGGCGGAGCACTTCCATCACCGACACCTCGAACGACGCGGAGCCCGCCAAGGCTTCCTGA
- a CDS encoding DEAD/DEAH box helicase: MRPATSRDRGRHLLSRITAGLPEAKNPVTHVAELPARAAGYGDWPSWAPESVTGPFVAAGVERPWTHQIEAAEAAWSGRNVVIATGTASGKSLAYQLPVLSALTADEKACALYLSPTKALGADQLRTVSSLDIPGVRAASFDGDTPMVERDWVRAHARWVFTNPDMLHRGILSAHGRWARFFRKLSYVVVDECHTYRGVFGSHVALLLRRLQRVARHYGASPVFVLASATTAEPSEFAGRLTGVDCVPVTEDASPRGARTVALWEPPLLDELAGENGAPVRRSAGAEASRILAEMVIEGARSLAFVRSRRGAELTSLGARRILAEVDPMLPEKVAAYRAGYLPEERRALEKALLNGDLLGVATTNALELGVDIAGLDAVVLAGYPGTLASFWQQAGRAGRSGDQALVVFVARDDPLDTYLVHHPAAVLERPVETAVLDPGNPYVLAPQLACAAAELPLTTGELDAFGGDTAREVLDSLVADRVLRRRSSGWYWTSRDRPQHQVDIRGSGGEPIAVVEGDTGRLLGTVDPGSACNTVHPGALYLHQGSSYVVDELDLESGLAMVHAEEPEWSTSAREVVDIAVLETHERREFGGVTVCLGEVAVTSQVVGYLRRLPSGAVLDQVALDLPEQVLRTRAVWYTIDDDLLSGGDREAGCRAPGRAGVESARIPGALHAAEHAAIGLLPLFATCDRWDIGGVSTALHADTGEATVFVHDGHPGGAGFADRGFAALVPWLAATREAIVSCECPAGCPSCVQSPKCGNGNEPLDKAGAVTVLDLVLGAVGHHEVPRGHGVDQAADGSATAS, encoded by the coding sequence GTGCGACCAGCGACGAGCCGTGACCGAGGGCGGCACCTGCTGTCCCGGATCACCGCCGGCCTCCCGGAGGCGAAGAACCCGGTCACGCACGTCGCCGAGCTGCCCGCCCGCGCGGCCGGCTACGGCGACTGGCCGTCGTGGGCGCCCGAATCGGTCACCGGCCCGTTCGTCGCGGCGGGGGTCGAGCGGCCGTGGACGCACCAGATCGAGGCGGCCGAGGCGGCGTGGTCCGGGCGGAACGTGGTGATCGCGACCGGCACGGCGTCGGGCAAGTCGCTGGCCTACCAGCTGCCCGTGCTCTCCGCGCTGACCGCCGACGAGAAGGCGTGCGCGCTGTACCTGTCCCCCACCAAGGCGCTGGGCGCCGACCAGCTCCGCACAGTGTCCTCTTTGGACATTCCAGGCGTCCGCGCGGCCTCGTTCGACGGTGACACCCCGATGGTCGAGCGCGACTGGGTCCGCGCGCACGCGCGCTGGGTGTTCACCAACCCGGACATGCTGCACCGCGGCATCCTGTCCGCGCACGGCCGCTGGGCGCGGTTCTTCCGCAAGCTGTCCTACGTGGTCGTCGACGAGTGCCACACCTACCGCGGGGTGTTCGGCTCACACGTCGCGCTGCTGTTGCGGCGCCTGCAACGGGTGGCGCGGCACTACGGCGCCTCCCCGGTTTTCGTGCTCGCCTCCGCGACCACCGCCGAACCGTCGGAGTTCGCCGGACGGCTCACCGGGGTGGACTGCGTGCCGGTCACCGAAGACGCCTCGCCACGCGGTGCCCGCACGGTCGCGTTGTGGGAGCCGCCGCTGCTCGACGAACTGGCTGGTGAGAACGGCGCCCCGGTCCGCCGCTCGGCCGGTGCCGAAGCCTCGCGCATCCTCGCCGAGATGGTCATCGAAGGCGCCCGGTCACTCGCTTTCGTCCGCTCCCGCCGCGGCGCGGAACTGACCTCGCTGGGCGCCCGCCGCATCCTCGCCGAGGTCGACCCGATGCTGCCGGAGAAGGTGGCCGCCTACCGCGCGGGCTATCTGCCGGAAGAGCGCCGGGCACTGGAAAAGGCGCTGCTCAACGGCGATCTGCTCGGCGTGGCCACGACCAACGCGCTGGAGTTGGGCGTCGACATCGCCGGCCTGGACGCCGTGGTGCTGGCCGGCTACCCCGGCACGCTCGCCTCGTTCTGGCAGCAGGCCGGGCGGGCCGGCCGCTCGGGTGACCAGGCACTCGTCGTCTTCGTCGCCCGCGACGACCCGCTGGACACCTACCTCGTGCACCACCCGGCCGCCGTGCTGGAGCGCCCGGTGGAGACAGCCGTGCTCGACCCGGGCAACCCGTACGTGCTGGCCCCGCAGCTGGCCTGCGCAGCTGCCGAACTGCCGCTGACCACCGGCGAACTGGATGCCTTCGGCGGCGACACCGCCCGCGAGGTGCTCGATTCGCTGGTCGCCGATCGCGTGCTCCGCCGCCGGTCGAGCGGCTGGTACTGGACCTCGCGGGACCGCCCGCAGCACCAGGTGGATATCCGCGGTTCCGGCGGCGAACCGATCGCCGTGGTGGAGGGCGACACCGGCCGCCTGCTCGGCACGGTCGACCCGGGCTCGGCGTGCAACACCGTGCACCCCGGCGCGTTGTACCTGCACCAGGGTTCGTCCTACGTGGTCGACGAGCTGGACCTGGAATCCGGCCTGGCGATGGTGCACGCCGAGGAGCCGGAGTGGAGCACCTCGGCCAGGGAAGTCGTGGACATCGCCGTGCTGGAAACGCACGAGCGCCGGGAGTTCGGCGGGGTGACCGTCTGCCTCGGCGAGGTCGCGGTGACCTCGCAGGTGGTCGGCTACCTGCGCCGCCTGCCGTCGGGCGCGGTGCTCGACCAGGTCGCGCTGGACCTGCCGGAACAGGTGCTGCGCACGCGGGCCGTCTGGTACACGATCGATGACGACCTGCTCTCCGGTGGGGACCGGGAAGCCGGGTGCAGGGCACCGGGTCGCGCCGGGGTCGAGTCGGCGCGAATCCCCGGTGCCCTGCACGCCGCCGAGCACGCGGCGATCGGCCTGCTACCGCTGTTCGCTACGTGCGACCGCTGGGACATCGGCGGTGTGTCAACCGCGCTGCACGCTGACACCGGGGAGGCGACGGTGTTCGTGCACGATGGCCATCCCGGGGGTGCGGGATTCGCCGATCGCGGTTTTGCCGCGTTGGTCCCTTGGCTGGCCGCTACGCGGGAGGCGATCGTCTCCTGCGAGTGCCCGGCGGGGTGCCCGTCCTGTGTTCAGTCGCCCAAGTGCGGGAATGGGAACGAACCACTGGACAAGGCGGGGGCGGTGACCGTGCTGGATCTCGTGCTAGGGGCTGTTGGTCATCACGAGGTCCCGCGTGGTCACGGGGTCGATCAGGCCGCCGACGGTTCGGCGACGGCCAGCTGA